One stretch of Lacimicrobium alkaliphilum DNA includes these proteins:
- the hflK gene encoding FtsH protease activity modulator HflK — protein MAWNEPGGNNNDPWKNRGGRDQGPPDLDEVFKKFFDKLGFGGSNKPSGKGFGGIGVGLIVGILVVIWFISGFYTVKEAERGVVLRFGEFSHFVEPGLRWKPTFVDSVETVNVKSVRTMPSSGFMLTEDENVVRVEMEIQYRVIEPFKYSYAVDDPDASLRHALDSAIRYVVGHSRMDDVLTRGREQTRQRVWEELNGIVTPYDMGVDVLEVNFKDARPPEEVKAAFDDAIAAQEDEQRFIREAEAYAREIEPTARGRVNRMGQEAEAYKQQVILQARGEVARFEELLPQYAAAPEVTRQRLYLEALEEIYSKTSKVMVDTEGTGNMMYLPLDKILERQGVTGGLPMVPSNALEGVRGTTQSNQSGNSSQNSGRTSSRFSDGRN, from the coding sequence ATGGCTTGGAATGAGCCTGGCGGCAACAATAACGACCCCTGGAAAAATCGCGGTGGCCGCGATCAGGGTCCACCGGATCTGGACGAAGTATTTAAAAAATTCTTCGACAAGCTCGGTTTTGGCGGCAGTAATAAGCCGTCCGGGAAAGGTTTTGGTGGCATAGGTGTCGGGCTGATTGTCGGCATATTGGTCGTCATCTGGTTTATCAGCGGCTTCTATACCGTAAAAGAAGCTGAGCGGGGCGTAGTACTGAGGTTTGGTGAGTTCAGTCACTTTGTAGAGCCCGGCCTGCGCTGGAAACCCACTTTTGTAGACTCGGTGGAAACCGTTAATGTGAAATCGGTACGTACTATGCCCTCTTCGGGTTTTATGCTGACCGAAGATGAAAACGTGGTACGGGTGGAAATGGAGATCCAGTATCGGGTGATCGAGCCCTTTAAGTACTCCTATGCGGTGGATGATCCCGATGCCAGCCTGCGCCATGCCCTGGACAGTGCAATTCGCTATGTTGTGGGTCATTCACGCATGGACGATGTACTGACCCGTGGCCGTGAACAGACCCGCCAAAGAGTATGGGAAGAGCTCAACGGTATTGTCACACCTTACGACATGGGTGTGGATGTACTGGAAGTGAACTTTAAAGACGCACGCCCACCAGAAGAAGTCAAAGCCGCCTTCGATGATGCCATTGCCGCCCAGGAGGATGAACAGCGCTTTATCCGTGAAGCCGAAGCCTATGCCCGTGAAATCGAACCCACAGCCCGAGGCCGGGTAAACCGTATGGGTCAGGAAGCAGAGGCCTATAAACAGCAGGTGATCCTTCAGGCTCGTGGTGAAGTGGCGCGTTTCGAAGAATTGCTGCCTCAGTACGCTGCAGCGCCAGAAGTCACCCGTCAGCGCCTGTATCTTGAAGCGCTGGAAGAGATTTACAGCAAAACCAGCAAGGTTATGGTCGACACCGAAGGCACTGGCAACATGATGTATCTGCCACTGGATAAGATTCTGGAGCGCCAGGGTGTGACCGGAGGTCTTCCCATGGTACCCAGTAATGCGCTGGAGGGTGTGCGGGGCACAACCCAAAGCAATCAAAGCGGCAACAGCTCACAAAATTCTGGCCGCACCAGCAGCAGATTCAGCGACGGGAGAAATTAA
- a CDS encoding aminotransferase class V-fold PLP-dependent enzyme translates to MYQHLYRRFLEANKGKQHFACHSHHYWPDITRDAMLKYWDDSARMVDDKWEHIFSRRIPAVQKKIASTLNTGASQQLVFAPNTHELLYRILSCLDWCKPLRVLTTDSEFHSFNRQIHRLNERQTLQLTQIPTLPFADFEPRFANAIQNGQPNLIFISQVFFNSGLAVCDLERLVNLAPSHSIFVIDGYHGFMALPTDLSAIADRVFYLAGSYKYAQGGEGCCFMHVPTGCELRPEYTGWFAEFGELDQPKDGQVNYSKDGMRFAGSTMDFSALYRLESVLNLYAEMQLTVDHIHYYIQRLQKAFLQQLEDIAHPELNSNNLLMTNPAHHGHFLTFRLSCADKVQTLHRMLKQRGIITDARGDRLRFGFALYQNADEFDLSALEQVNE, encoded by the coding sequence ATGTATCAACATCTGTACCGTCGCTTTCTTGAGGCCAACAAAGGCAAGCAGCATTTTGCCTGCCACAGCCATCATTACTGGCCAGATATAACCCGGGATGCCATGCTTAAGTACTGGGATGATTCCGCCCGTATGGTGGATGACAAGTGGGAGCATATCTTCTCCAGACGCATTCCTGCGGTACAGAAAAAAATCGCCAGCACACTCAATACCGGTGCGTCACAGCAACTGGTCTTTGCCCCCAATACCCATGAACTTCTTTACCGCATACTCAGTTGTCTGGACTGGTGCAAGCCCCTTCGGGTGCTGACTACCGACAGCGAATTTCACAGCTTTAATCGTCAGATTCACCGGCTCAACGAGCGACAAACGCTGCAATTAACCCAGATACCCACCCTGCCCTTTGCAGATTTTGAGCCGCGCTTCGCAAATGCCATACAAAACGGACAGCCCAATCTGATCTTTATCAGTCAGGTCTTTTTTAACTCCGGGCTGGCGGTCTGTGATTTGGAGCGCCTGGTTAACCTGGCCCCGTCTCACAGCATCTTTGTGATCGACGGTTACCACGGCTTTATGGCCCTGCCCACGGATCTGTCTGCTATCGCCGATCGGGTGTTCTATCTGGCGGGCAGTTACAAATATGCTCAGGGTGGCGAGGGCTGCTGCTTTATGCATGTTCCCACCGGTTGTGAGTTACGGCCGGAATATACTGGCTGGTTTGCAGAATTCGGCGAGCTGGATCAACCCAAAGACGGGCAGGTTAACTACAGTAAAGACGGCATGCGCTTTGCCGGTTCCACCATGGATTTCAGCGCGCTATACCGGCTGGAGTCGGTATTGAACCTGTATGCTGAAATGCAGTTGACCGTTGATCATATTCACTACTATATACAAAGGCTGCAGAAAGCCTTTTTACAACAGCTTGAAGACATTGCTCATCCTGAGCTTAACAGCAACAACCTGTTGATGACCAATCCGGCCCATCACGGCCACTTCCTCACATTCAGGTTGTCCTGTGCAGACAAGGTGCAAACCCTGCACCGGATGCTTAAACAACGCGGCATTATTACCGATGCCAGAGGCGACCGCCTGCGCTTTGGCTTCGCCCTGTACCAGAATGCCGATGAATTTGATTTATCCGCTTTGGAGCAGGTCAATGAGTGA
- a CDS encoding sigma-70 family RNA polymerase sigma factor, with translation MKSKAEITRLLKSWQQGDEMARNELTERVYAELHRMAMRKMAQEQQNHTLQATALVNEAFLRLFNADVDYKDRAHFFCLAGRMLRRILVDHARSAGRSKRGMGAEHITLHESQVLGQNTNPELLDLDQALISLSQKDSRKAEVVELQFFAGLNAEEIADVLSVSTKTVERDGKFAKAWLHKTLAENRMAV, from the coding sequence ATGAAAAGCAAAGCAGAAATCACCCGTCTACTGAAATCCTGGCAACAGGGCGACGAAATGGCGCGCAATGAATTGACTGAAAGAGTTTATGCAGAGCTGCACCGCATGGCCATGAGAAAAATGGCACAGGAACAGCAGAACCATACCCTGCAGGCCACCGCACTGGTTAACGAAGCCTTTTTGCGTTTATTTAATGCCGATGTGGATTACAAAGATCGCGCGCACTTTTTCTGCCTGGCCGGGCGCATGCTGCGGCGTATATTGGTGGACCATGCCCGCAGTGCCGGCAGAAGCAAACGCGGCATGGGCGCCGAGCACATTACCCTGCATGAATCTCAGGTGCTGGGCCAGAATACCAATCCGGAACTGCTGGATCTGGACCAGGCCCTAATCAGCCTGTCACAAAAAGACAGCCGCAAAGCAGAAGTGGTCGAATTGCAGTTCTTTGCCGGATTAAACGCAGAGGAAATTGCAGATGTACTCTCTGTTTCCACTAAAACCGTGGAGCGGGATGGAAAATTTGCCAAAGCCTGGCTGCATAAAACCCTGGCGGAAAACAGGATGGCAGTCTGA
- a CDS encoding adenylosuccinate synthase, with the protein MAKNVVVLGTQWGDEGKGKVVDLLTDKAKFVVRYQGGHNAGHTLVIKGEKTVLHLIPSGILRDNVTCVIGNGVVLSPDALMTEMKMLEDRGVPVKERLVISEACPLILPYHIALDLAREKARGNNPIGTTGRGIGPAYEDKVARRGLRVGDLACRETFAQRLKEIVEYHNFALTQYYKVEPVDYQQVLDDALKVADIIQSMVADVPDMLDKARLRGDAIMFEGAQGTLLDIDHGTYPYVTSSNTTVGGVATGAGFGPLNLDYVLGIIKAYTTRVGSGPFPTELDCEVGQHLGVKGHEFGATTGRKRRTGWLDAVAMKRAVQINSISGFCLTKLDVLDGLQTLKICVGYKDQSGSIKDVPPMAADGYDKVTPVYEEMPGWSENTVGATSLDALPQAARDYIKRIEEITGVPVDIISTGPDRDETIILRHPYEV; encoded by the coding sequence ATGGCAAAGAATGTTGTAGTGCTCGGCACCCAGTGGGGTGATGAGGGTAAAGGTAAGGTTGTTGATCTGCTGACCGATAAGGCCAAGTTTGTTGTCCGCTATCAGGGCGGTCACAATGCCGGTCATACTCTGGTCATCAAGGGTGAAAAGACAGTATTACACCTTATCCCGTCGGGTATCCTGCGCGATAACGTTACCTGTGTGATTGGCAACGGGGTTGTGCTCAGCCCGGACGCGCTGATGACGGAAATGAAAATGCTCGAAGATCGTGGCGTACCGGTAAAAGAACGCCTGGTGATCAGCGAAGCCTGCCCGTTAATCCTGCCTTATCATATCGCCCTGGATCTGGCCCGTGAAAAGGCCCGCGGTAACAACCCTATCGGTACCACAGGCCGTGGCATAGGCCCTGCCTATGAAGACAAAGTGGCGCGCCGTGGCCTGCGGGTGGGTGATTTAGCCTGCCGCGAAACCTTTGCTCAGCGCCTAAAAGAAATCGTCGAATACCATAATTTTGCCCTGACCCAGTATTACAAGGTCGAGCCGGTGGATTATCAGCAGGTGCTGGATGACGCACTGAAAGTGGCAGACATTATTCAGTCTATGGTTGCCGATGTACCGGATATGCTGGACAAAGCCCGCCTGCGTGGCGATGCCATCATGTTTGAGGGGGCCCAGGGCACGCTGCTGGACATCGACCATGGTACCTACCCCTATGTGACTTCTTCCAATACCACTGTCGGTGGTGTGGCCACAGGGGCTGGTTTCGGACCACTGAATCTGGATTATGTGTTAGGCATCATTAAAGCCTACACCACCCGTGTGGGCTCCGGTCCCTTCCCCACTGAACTGGACTGTGAAGTCGGCCAGCATCTGGGTGTCAAAGGTCACGAATTTGGAGCCACTACCGGGCGTAAACGTCGCACCGGCTGGCTCGACGCCGTTGCCATGAAACGGGCCGTACAAATCAACAGTATCAGCGGTTTTTGTCTGACCAAGCTGGATGTACTGGATGGTCTGCAAACCCTGAAGATCTGTGTCGGTTATAAGGATCAGTCGGGTAGCATTAAGGATGTACCGCCCATGGCCGCCGATGGCTATGACAAGGTCACGCCGGTGTACGAGGAAATGCCTGGCTGGAGTGAGAATACAGTTGGCGCCACCAGCCTCGATGCGCTGCCGCAGGCGGCCAGAGACTATATTAAACGGATCGAAGAGATCACCGGCGTGCCGGTAGATATTATCTCCACCGGCCCCGATCGGGACGAGACCATTATCCTGCGTCATCCTTACGAAGTGTAA
- a CDS encoding serine/threonine-protein kinase: METNWAKMDALFHDALSLPSTERSEFVQKHCVGDPDLYKEVMGLLEHADSDTDLNHILSVVAEDLLRNDQRLQGKQLGPYRLTRFIDRGGMGVVYEAERADDQYQKRVAIKLMRKAFSTRFSSQRFKQERQNLANLEHANIARLIDGGSTEEGLPYLVMEYIDGKPLHLYCEYNRLAPAQRLRLFRKICAAVNYAHQQLIVHCDLKMSNILVDSDGEPKLLDFGISRLLSEVEEPRAAGANPQDQQMYTLRYSSPEQIEGGPITTATDVYALGVILFELMTGSQPYAADENDASAYRQAILTLAPSIPSASVVNGNRLNGKSGHRRFIRGELDSIVLKALQKSPEQRYPSVAALMQDIDDFVGIRPVSAYSASPLYLFSKYLRRNSISAALFAILLLSLAGFMQTILSKNQQVTAQRDRAEAVLGFIREMFEEISPERAQGREITVKQILDQASESITDREDPDIKSNPLVESTIHRTVGRIYLSLGDIPSAETHLNSGLELMEKHQLTDNEEYLAILQEVSRLLAMQFRHDSRHDINLRALELSRKLYGEKSAVTLGMRSNLASGLHMRGELEQAANMFESILADRREFLGEMHPDTLASLHQLGVIYHWLGEYAKAEKYYRLCVDKMSQVRGEHHPDTINCISTLGSVLESSGQYQKAEPVIRRHIDLARRILGPYHPGTLRSMHNLADTYRGLARYDESETLFRQTLALRIQKLGDEHIETLETKMKLARLLRQLGRYQEALPLVSDAMQIKQRQLGFGHPTTLRVAQERAELLEVMAQSDDAEQLYLSILSATEDKLSGSHPDLLTTLSGLARVNLHGSDPQQADRYLKRAVALTEIHQNLNTAPLAATLREFIHYYQKQGSAEMVQPYRQTLKGLLAED; encoded by the coding sequence ATGGAAACCAATTGGGCCAAAATGGATGCGTTATTCCATGATGCACTCTCCTTACCCTCAACAGAACGTAGCGAATTTGTACAAAAACACTGTGTCGGTGACCCGGACTTATACAAAGAAGTCATGGGGTTACTTGAACACGCTGACAGCGATACAGATCTCAATCATATTCTCAGTGTGGTGGCTGAAGATCTGCTGCGTAATGACCAGCGTCTGCAAGGTAAACAATTAGGTCCTTACCGGTTGACCCGCTTTATTGACCGCGGCGGGATGGGGGTCGTTTACGAGGCAGAACGAGCCGATGATCAATATCAGAAGCGGGTTGCCATCAAACTGATGCGCAAGGCATTTTCTACCAGGTTTTCTTCGCAGCGGTTTAAACAAGAGCGTCAGAATCTGGCTAATCTTGAGCATGCCAATATCGCCAGGCTGATCGATGGCGGCTCCACCGAAGAGGGACTGCCTTATCTGGTGATGGAGTATATCGATGGCAAGCCATTGCACCTGTATTGTGAGTATAACCGCCTGGCACCGGCCCAGCGGCTTCGTCTGTTCCGGAAAATCTGCGCGGCAGTCAATTACGCCCATCAGCAACTGATTGTTCACTGCGATCTGAAAATGTCGAATATTCTGGTGGACAGTGACGGAGAGCCAAAGCTGCTGGATTTTGGTATTTCCAGGTTGCTTAGCGAGGTGGAAGAGCCGCGGGCTGCAGGGGCAAACCCCCAAGACCAACAAATGTATACGTTGCGCTATTCCAGCCCGGAGCAGATCGAGGGCGGGCCGATAACGACTGCGACAGATGTGTATGCGCTGGGGGTGATTCTGTTTGAGCTGATGACAGGGTCGCAGCCTTACGCGGCTGATGAAAACGATGCATCGGCTTATCGCCAGGCGATTCTCACTCTTGCACCATCGATTCCAAGTGCGTCAGTGGTTAATGGGAACCGTCTCAACGGCAAGTCGGGGCACAGGCGCTTTATTCGGGGTGAGCTGGACAGTATTGTGCTCAAAGCGCTGCAAAAAAGCCCGGAGCAGCGCTACCCCAGCGTGGCCGCGTTGATGCAGGATATTGATGATTTTGTTGGGATCAGACCCGTTTCTGCCTACTCAGCGAGTCCTTTGTATTTATTCTCAAAGTATCTGCGCCGCAACAGTATCAGTGCCGCGCTCTTTGCTATTTTGTTGCTGTCGCTGGCTGGTTTTATGCAAACCATTCTGAGCAAGAATCAACAAGTGACGGCACAGCGCGATCGGGCCGAAGCCGTACTCGGATTTATCCGTGAAATGTTCGAGGAGATATCTCCTGAGCGGGCTCAGGGGCGAGAGATTACCGTGAAGCAGATTCTGGATCAGGCTTCCGAGAGTATTACAGACAGAGAAGATCCGGATATTAAGTCTAATCCTCTGGTGGAGAGCACAATCCATAGGACAGTAGGGCGTATTTATTTGTCTCTGGGGGATATCCCCTCTGCAGAAACACATCTTAACAGCGGATTAGAACTGATGGAGAAGCATCAGTTAACTGACAACGAGGAATATCTGGCGATATTGCAGGAAGTCAGTCGTTTGCTGGCAATGCAGTTCCGACATGACAGCAGGCATGACATAAATCTCCGTGCCCTTGAGTTAAGTCGTAAGCTGTATGGTGAAAAGTCGGCCGTTACCCTGGGTATGAGGAGCAACCTTGCTTCAGGTTTGCACATGAGGGGGGAGCTTGAGCAGGCGGCCAATATGTTTGAATCCATACTGGCAGACAGGCGCGAATTCCTCGGAGAAATGCATCCTGACACCCTTGCATCTTTGCACCAGCTGGGAGTTATCTACCATTGGTTGGGAGAGTATGCAAAGGCTGAGAAGTACTACAGGTTGTGCGTCGACAAAATGAGCCAGGTGCGGGGTGAGCATCATCCCGATACCATTAACTGCATAAGTACCTTAGGGTCAGTGCTTGAGAGCAGCGGGCAATATCAGAAGGCAGAGCCTGTCATCAGACGACATATCGACCTGGCCAGGCGGATACTGGGCCCTTATCATCCGGGGACATTGCGTTCAATGCATAATCTTGCCGATACCTACCGGGGGCTGGCAAGGTATGATGAGTCTGAAACGCTGTTTCGTCAGACGCTGGCACTGCGTATTCAGAAACTGGGCGATGAACATATAGAAACGCTGGAAACGAAGATGAAGCTGGCAAGGTTACTGCGCCAGCTAGGCCGTTATCAGGAAGCCCTGCCACTGGTCAGCGATGCTATGCAGATTAAACAACGGCAACTGGGATTCGGGCATCCTACCACTTTGCGTGTTGCTCAGGAGCGTGCGGAATTACTTGAGGTAATGGCGCAAAGCGACGATGCAGAACAACTCTATTTAAGCATTTTATCCGCTACAGAGGATAAATTGAGTGGTAGTCACCCGGATTTACTCACCACCTTGTCCGGGCTGGCCAGAGTCAATTTACATGGCTCAGATCCACAACAAGCCGACAGGTATCTTAAGCGTGCGGTGGCACTGACTGAGATCCATCAAAATCTCAACACCGCACCTTTGGCTGCCACTTTGCGGGAGTTTATTCATTATTACCAGAAGCAGGGATCCGCAGAGATGGTTCAACCCTACAGGCAGACATTGAAGGGTTTGTTGGCCGAAGATTAA
- a CDS encoding DUF2065 domain-containing protein, translating into MSDAIWLALAMVLIIEGLGPMLFPNKWQHYIQQLAAQPPSQLRTMGGIMVIIGTVTLFYLF; encoded by the coding sequence ATGAGTGATGCAATCTGGCTGGCCCTTGCCATGGTACTGATTATTGAAGGCCTCGGCCCGATGCTGTTCCCGAATAAATGGCAACACTATATTCAGCAGCTCGCGGCACAGCCGCCGTCGCAACTTCGCACCATGGGCGGCATTATGGTGATCATAGGCACAGTGACGCTTTTCTATCTTTTTTAA
- the fadA gene encoding acetyl-CoA C-acyltransferase FadA, translated as MKDVVIVDCIRTPMGRSKGGVFRNVRAETLSAHLMTQLLERNSVLDPAEIDDIIWGCVQQTKEQGFNIARNAQLLTGIPRSVPAVTVNRLCGSSMQALHDASCGIMAGKGDVYMIGGVEHMGHVPMTFNLDFHPGLAKYTAKASGNMGMTAELLGRQNGITREMQDEFGARSHQRAHKAMLEGRWASEIAPIEGHDADGALTLVDNDEVIRPETTTETLAGLRPVFDPVNGTVTAGTASAISDGASAMLVMSADKAKALGLTPRAKIRAMGVAGCDAAIMGYGPVPATQKALKAAGMTMDDIEIAEFNEAFAAQALSCIKQLGWLEQYDEKVNLNGGAIALGHPLGCSGARITTTLLNLMESENKSVGLATMCIGLGQGIATVIERV; from the coding sequence ATGAAAGACGTGGTAATAGTGGATTGTATACGTACGCCAATGGGACGCTCGAAAGGGGGTGTATTCAGAAACGTACGGGCCGAAACCCTGTCCGCCCATCTGATGACTCAGTTGCTTGAGCGTAACAGCGTACTGGATCCGGCTGAGATCGATGACATTATCTGGGGCTGTGTGCAACAGACCAAGGAACAGGGCTTCAACATTGCCCGCAATGCTCAGTTGCTCACCGGGATTCCCCGCAGCGTTCCTGCGGTCACTGTGAACCGGTTGTGCGGCTCTTCCATGCAGGCGTTGCATGATGCCAGTTGCGGCATTATGGCCGGTAAGGGTGATGTGTATATGATTGGCGGTGTTGAGCATATGGGCCATGTTCCTATGACCTTTAACTTGGATTTTCATCCTGGCCTGGCCAAATACACCGCCAAAGCTTCCGGCAATATGGGCATGACCGCCGAATTGCTGGGGCGTCAGAATGGTATCACCCGTGAGATGCAGGATGAATTTGGCGCCCGCTCACATCAACGGGCCCACAAGGCGATGCTCGAAGGCCGCTGGGCCAGTGAAATTGCGCCCATTGAAGGCCATGATGCCGATGGCGCACTGACGCTGGTGGACAACGATGAGGTGATCCGTCCTGAAACCACCACTGAAACCCTGGCAGGTCTGCGCCCGGTATTTGATCCGGTTAATGGCACAGTGACAGCAGGAACAGCCTCAGCCATTTCTGATGGTGCGTCGGCGATGCTGGTGATGTCAGCGGATAAAGCCAAAGCTTTGGGCCTGACCCCCAGAGCCAAAATCCGCGCCATGGGTGTGGCAGGTTGTGACGCTGCTATCATGGGTTATGGCCCGGTGCCGGCGACGCAAAAAGCCCTTAAGGCGGCTGGTATGACTATGGATGATATTGAGATTGCCGAGTTTAACGAAGCCTTTGCGGCCCAGGCCTTGTCCTGCATTAAGCAGCTTGGCTGGCTCGAGCAATATGACGAGAAGGTCAACCTCAATGGCGGCGCTATCGCCCTGGGCCATCCCCTAGGTTGTTCCGGTGCCCGTATCACCACGACCTTGTTAAATCTGATGGAATCAGAAAACAAGTCAGTGGGGCTGGCCACCATGTGTATTGGTTTGGGTCAGGGGATTGCGACCGTTATCGAACGGGTCTGA
- the hflC gene encoding protease modulator HflC, which produces MKNFSIALIVVLVILGFSSLFVVEEGYRGIVIQFGKVRRDEQTGDTAVYEPGLHFKLPFVDSVKMLNARLLTLDDGANRFVTAEKKDLIVDSYVKWRIKDFARFYLATGGFRDQAEALLRQKVNNGLRSEFGNRTIAEIVSGERSELMNKAMIQSAESAVELGIEIVDVRVKQINLPTEISNSIFQRMRAERAAVAKEHRSEGQEQAEIIRADIDARVTVMLADAERNARQVRGEGDAEAAGIYADAFGKDAEFYSFLRSMDAYKASFNSKQDLLILEPDSDFFKYMKNTQGKRQD; this is translated from the coding sequence ATGAAAAACTTTAGTATTGCTCTGATTGTCGTGCTGGTGATCCTTGGCTTCAGCTCTCTGTTTGTAGTAGAAGAAGGCTATCGCGGTATCGTCATTCAGTTCGGTAAGGTACGCCGTGACGAACAGACCGGCGACACCGCAGTGTATGAGCCGGGTCTGCATTTCAAACTGCCCTTTGTCGACTCAGTGAAAATGCTTAATGCCAGGCTGCTGACCCTGGACGATGGCGCCAATCGCTTTGTTACGGCTGAGAAAAAAGATTTGATCGTCGATTCCTATGTGAAATGGCGAATCAAAGACTTCGCGCGTTTTTATCTCGCCACAGGTGGCTTCCGGGATCAGGCTGAAGCGTTGCTGAGACAGAAAGTGAACAACGGTCTGCGCAGTGAGTTTGGTAATCGTACCATCGCAGAAATTGTCTCAGGTGAACGTTCTGAGCTGATGAACAAGGCCATGATCCAGTCGGCAGAAAGTGCCGTGGAACTGGGTATTGAGATTGTGGACGTGCGGGTCAAACAGATTAATCTGCCTACAGAAATCAGTAATTCAATATTCCAGCGTATGCGTGCGGAACGCGCCGCAGTGGCCAAAGAGCATCGCTCTGAAGGTCAGGAGCAGGCAGAAATCATTCGCGCCGATATCGATGCCCGCGTGACGGTAATGCTCGCCGATGCTGAGCGAAATGCCCGGCAGGTTCGCGGTGAAGGTGATGCAGAAGCTGCTGGTATTTATGCCGATGCGTTTGGCAAAGATGCCGAATTCTACAGCTTCCTGCGCAGTATGGACGCTTATAAGGCCAGCTTTAACAGCAAGCAGGATCTGTTAATCCTGGAGCCTGACAGTGACTTCTTCAAGTATATGAAGAACACTCAAGGGAAAAGACAGGATTAA